Below is a window of Halobaculum lipolyticum DNA.
GGCGAGAGCCTGGAGCGCCGGAACCCGTACGTCGACCCGCTGAACCTCCTCCAGGTCGACCTCCTCTCGCGCACGCACCTCACCGAGGCCGAGGAGCGCGCGCTGCGGCTGACGGTGAAGGGGATCGCCGCCGGGATGAAGAACACCGGATAGCCGACGCGTAGACGGCGGGTGCGGCGCACGCGGTGGGCGCGACGCACGCGGTGGGCACGCCGGGAGGGATCGGGCGACTCACCGCTCCGACCGGCCGAGGGCCGCCCACACCGCGTCGCCGCCGAACAGGACGACGCCGGCGGCGACGACGACGACGGCGAGCGCGCTCCACAACGCCGCCGGCGGCGCCGCCACCGTGGCGACCCGCACGAGCGCGCCGCCCAACACCGCGAACAGCACCGCGACCGCCAGTACCTGCCGGACGCTCGCGCCGACGGGGTCGGTTCGTCCGTCGTCTCCGCTGGTGGATCGACTCATCGTACCCGGAGCGACGGGCCGGCACGGGATAACTGACGGCCTTGTCCGGAGTGAAAGTAATACGTGTGGCGCGGTGTCAGGCGTCGACGTCGTTCCACGGCGCCGCGTCGAAGTCGACGATGCGGTGCTGCTCGCTCACCGCGTCGATGGTCGCGACTTCCTCGTCCGTCAGCGTCAGCTCCGTCGCGGCGAGGTTGTCGCGGATGTGTGCCTCGCTCGTCGCCTTCGGGATCGCCGCGAGTTCGTCGTGGGCGAGCAGCCACGCGATCGACACCTGCGCGGGCGTGGCGTCGTGGGCGTCGGCGATGGCGACGATCTCGTCGACGTCGGCGACCCGGTTGCGCGCGATGGGGCAGTAGGCGACGAGGTGGTGGCCGTCCTCGCGGGCGTACTCCCGCAGTTCGCGCTGCTGGAGCATCGGGTGACACTCGACCTGGTGGGCGAAGACGTCGACGTCGAGGTGTTCGCGCGCCTCGTCGAGTTGGTCGGGCCGGAAGTTCGAGAGGCCGACGCGGTCGACGGTGCCCTCCGCGACGAGGTCGTTGAGCGCGCGGCACGTCTCGGGGGCGTCGTAGGTGTCGATCGGCCAGTGGACGTACAGCAGGTCGATGGCGTCGACGCCGAGGCGCGCGGCCGACTCGTGGGCCGTGTTGTACGCGTCGTCGTAGCCGAGGTTGTCCGTCTCGAGCTTCGTCGCGACGAACAGGTCGTCGGGGTCGGCGCCGGCGGTCTCGATGCCCGCGCGGACGAGCGCCTCGT
It encodes the following:
- a CDS encoding aldo/keto reductase — encoded protein: MSEFTRFGLGTYKLTGPQCVESVATAVEAGYDCIDTAQGYQNEALVRAGIETAGADPDDLFVATKLETDNLGYDDAYNTAHESAARLGVDAIDLLYVHWPIDTYDAPETCRALNDLVAEGTVDRVGLSNFRPDQLDEAREHLDVDVFAHQVECHPMLQQRELREYAREDGHHLVAYCPIARNRVADVDEIVAIADAHDATPAQVSIAWLLAHDELAAIPKATSEAHIRDNLAATELTLTDEEVATIDAVSEQHRIVDFDAAPWNDVDA